One Rhinopithecus roxellana isolate Shanxi Qingling chromosome 7, ASM756505v1, whole genome shotgun sequence DNA segment encodes these proteins:
- the LOC104663159 gene encoding LOW QUALITY PROTEIN: melanoma-associated antigen 5 (The sequence of the model RefSeq protein was modified relative to this genomic sequence to represent the inferred CDS: inserted 1 base in 1 codon; substituted 2 bases at 2 genomic stop codons), with translation MSLEQKSQHCKPEEGLEVQEEALGLVSAQAAATEEQEAAFSSSPLVPGTXGEVPAAGSPGPLQSPQRASAFPTAIDFTLWRXSIKGSSNQEEEGPSTFPDLESVFXAALSKKVTDLIHFLLLKY, from the exons ATGTCTCTTGAACAGAAGAGTCAGCACTGCAAGCCTGAGGAAGGCCTTGAGGTCCAAGAAGAGGCCCTGGGCCTGGTGAGTGCGCAGGCTGCCGCTACTGAAGAGCAGGAGGCTGcgttctcctcctctcctctggtCCCAGGCA CTGGGGAGGTGCCTGCTGCTGGGTCACCAGGTCCTCTCCAGAGTCCTCAGAGAGCCTCTGCCTTCCCCACTGCCATTGATTTCACTCTATGGAGGTAATCCATTAAGGGCTCCAGCAACCAAGAAGAGGAGGGGCCAAGTACCTTTCCTGACCTGGAGTCCGTGTTCTGAGCAGCACTCAGTAAGAAGGTGACTGACTTGATTCATTTTCTGCTTCTCAAGTATTGA
- the MAGEA10 gene encoding melanoma-associated antigen 10, producing the protein MPRAPKRQRCMPEEDLESQSETQGLEGAQAPPAVEEDASSSTSTSSSFPSSFPSSSSSSSSCYPLIPSTPEKVSADEGTPNPPQSAQIACSSPSVIASLPLDQSDEGFSSQKEESPSTLQALPDNESLPRSEIDEKVTDLVEFLLFKYQTKEPITKAEILESVIKNYEEHFPVIFSEASECMLLVFGIDVKELDPTGHSFVLVTSLGLTYDGMLSDVQSMPKTGILILILSIIFIEGYCTPEEVIWEALNMMGLYDGMEHFIYGEPRKLLTQDWVQENYLEYRQVPGSDPARYEFLWGPRAHAEIRKMSLLKFLAKVNGSDPRSFPLWYEEALKDEEERAQARIATTDDTTAMASASSSTTGSFSYPE; encoded by the coding sequence ATGCCTCGAGCTCCAAAGCGTCAGCGCTGCATGCCTGAAGAAGACCTTGAATCCCAAAGTGAGACACAGGGCCTCGAGGGTGCACAGGCTCCCCCAGCTGTGGAGGAGGATGCTTCATCATCCACTTCCACCAGCTCCTCTTTTCCAtcctcttttccctcctcctcctcctcctcctcctcctgctatCCTCTAATACCAAGCACCCCAGAAAAAGTTTCTGCTGATGAAGGGACACCAAATCCTCCCCAGAGTGCTCAGATAGCCTGCTCCTCTCCCTCGGTCATTGCCTCCCTTCCATTAGACCAATCTGATGAGGGCTTCAGCAGCCAAAAGGAGGAGAGTCCGAGCACCCTACAGGCCCTGCCAGACAATGAGTCTTTACCCAGAAGTGAGATAGATGAAAAGGTGACTGATTTGGTGGAGTTCCTGCTCTTCAAGTATCAAACAAAGGAGCCGATCACAAAGGCAGAAATACTGGAGAGTGTcataaaaaattatgaagaacACTTCCCTGTGATATTCAGTGAAGCCTCCGAGTGCATGCTGCTGGTCTTTGGCATTGATGTAAAGGAATTGGACCCCACTGGCCACTCCTTTGTCCTTgtcacctccctgggcctcacctATGATGGGATGCTGAGTGATGTCCAGAGCATGCCCAAGACTGGCATTCTCATACTTATCCTAAGCATAATCTTCATAGAGGGCTACTGCACCCCTGAGGAGGTCATCTGGGAAGCACTGAATATGATGGGACTGTATGATGGGATGGAGCACTTCATTTATGGGGAGCCCAGGAAGCTGCTCACCCAAGATTGGGTGCAGGAAAACTACCTGGAATACCGGCAGGTGCCTGGCAGTGATCCTGCACGGTATGAGTTCCTGTGGGGTCCAAGGGCCCATGCTGAAATTAGGAAGATGAGTCTCCTGAAATTTTTGGCCAAGGTAAATGGGAGTGATCCCAGATCCTTCCCACTGTGGTATGAGGAGGCTTTGAAAGATGAGGAAGAGAGAGCCCAGGCCAGAATTGCCACCACAGATGATACTACTGCCATGGCCAGTGCAAGTTCTAGTACTACAGGCAGCTTCTCCTACCCTGAATAA